The following proteins are encoded in a genomic region of Nitrospiraceae bacterium:
- a CDS encoding cupredoxin domain-containing protein: protein MTTWTTMTRQMWSVTQRMIFLALCLSWHVPPARAAESLVVTVDIQSRVFIPHRAVLHRGQATTFVIRNHDSELHAFVPSDLFTGVNLNVTGNGAPEFGPHGFKRAIVPPEGSVEIHFTPEQVGEFLYICDMPGHQMAAIIVVE from the coding sequence ATGACAACATGGACCACGATGACTCGTCAGATGTGGAGCGTGACGCAGCGGATGATCTTCCTTGCCCTATGTCTGAGTTGGCATGTGCCCCCGGCCAGGGCGGCAGAATCTCTTGTCGTCACCGTGGATATCCAAAGCCGCGTCTTCATACCTCATCGCGCTGTTCTTCATCGTGGACAGGCGACGACATTCGTCATCAGAAACCATGACAGCGAGCTCCATGCCTTTGTGCCTTCTGATCTGTTTACTGGTGTGAATCTCAACGTCACCGGCAATGGAGCGCCAGAATTCGGACCCCATGGATTCAAACGAGCCATCGTCCCCCCTGAAGGGTCGGTGGAGATCCATTTCACACCGGAGCAGGTCGGCGAATTCTTATACATCTGCGACATGCCGGGTCACCAGATGGCGGCTATAATTGTAGTAGAGTGA
- the aat gene encoding leucyl/phenylalanyl-tRNA--protein transferase → MFKLNQRGDDLRFPPVELASPEGLLAVGGDLRTERLLEAYRHGIFPWYNDDQPILWWSPDPRAVLFPDKLHISRSLKRKLHLGGFTVTLDTRFRDVMQGCAGPRLQYPEGGTWITDAMVDAYGTLHELGYAHSVETWREGHLVGGLYGVALGGIFFGESMFTRVPDASKVALVSLVRQLRAWDFRIFDCQQSSRHIKMLGAEEIPRHEFLDHLTKALTLPDRCGRWKFDRD, encoded by the coding sequence ATGTTCAAACTGAACCAGCGCGGCGATGACCTGCGCTTTCCTCCGGTAGAACTGGCGTCGCCCGAGGGCCTGCTTGCCGTCGGCGGCGATCTGCGCACGGAGCGATTACTCGAAGCCTATCGCCATGGCATTTTTCCTTGGTACAACGACGACCAGCCGATATTGTGGTGGTCACCCGATCCTCGAGCTGTACTGTTTCCGGACAAGCTCCACATTTCTCGCAGCCTGAAGAGAAAGCTGCATCTCGGCGGGTTTACCGTTACGCTCGACACGAGGTTTCGCGACGTGATGCAGGGATGCGCGGGACCGCGGCTTCAGTATCCCGAGGGAGGAACCTGGATTACGGACGCCATGGTCGATGCCTACGGGACACTTCACGAACTGGGCTACGCCCATTCTGTTGAAACTTGGCGGGAAGGACATCTGGTTGGCGGGCTCTACGGCGTCGCGCTCGGCGGCATCTTCTTCGGAGAATCGATGTTCACGCGCGTGCCGGACGCCTCAAAGGTCGCGCTGGTCTCACTCGTGCGGCAGCTCCGGGCTTGGGACTTTCGGATCTTCGACTGCCAGCAATCCTCGCGCCACATCAAAATGCTCGGCGCCGAAGAGATCCCTCGGCACGAGTTTCTCGATCACCTTACCAAAGCGCTCACCCTGCCCGATCGATGCGGCCGATGGAAGTTCGACCGGGATTGA
- a CDS encoding zf-HC2 domain-containing protein, which translates to MTKKPTPRKKAEAQGGSAHKHETGRCLHILQRLSAYIDDELASNVCDEIRRHLGTCPNCEVFVESLRHTVALCRHRPIPALSPADRQAMRENILRVARTQTRL; encoded by the coding sequence ATGACGAAAAAACCGACACCGCGAAAGAAAGCTGAGGCGCAGGGAGGATCCGCTCACAAACACGAGACAGGCCGGTGTCTGCACATTTTGCAGCGATTGTCCGCCTACATTGACGACGAACTCGCTTCAAATGTGTGCGATGAAATCCGCCGCCATCTCGGTACGTGTCCCAACTGCGAGGTGTTTGTGGAGTCACTCCGTCATACGGTCGCCCTTTGTCGTCATCGCCCCATCCCGGCACTCTCGCCGGCCGATCGTCAGGCAATGCGGGAAAACATCTTGCGCGTCGCACGTACGCAGACTCGGTTATGA
- a CDS encoding cytochrome c, whose translation MATIVSGLLGIGLTWVAAPSDQAKWERGRILYEQRCLDCHGSEGRGDGRNALSLSPRPGNLISAATSAKSDQDLLKIIANGRPRTAMPAWEDELSDEDQQAVLAYIRSLVRFNRPLTPQPPAP comes from the coding sequence TTGGCCACGATCGTCTCCGGCCTATTAGGGATTGGATTAACGTGGGTCGCGGCTCCGTCTGATCAAGCGAAATGGGAACGTGGCCGGATCCTCTATGAACAACGATGTCTCGATTGTCATGGATCCGAAGGCCGCGGAGACGGGCGCAATGCATTGTCTCTCTCTCCCCGACCGGGAAACCTGATTTCGGCCGCCACGTCGGCCAAATCCGATCAGGACCTATTAAAGATCATCGCGAATGGACGCCCTCGTACGGCGATGCCGGCATGGGAGGACGAGCTATCCGACGAAGATCAACAAGCAGTCCTCGCATACATCCGCTCGCTTGTTCGTTTTAATCGCCCGCTGACGCCACAACCGCCCGCCCCATGA
- a CDS encoding three-Cys-motif partner protein TcmP, with amino-acid sequence MAGSDLDEIGPWSEVKLDIVREYAQAYSRILSGQKKLRLHHVYIDAFAGPGVHISRSTKEFVAGSPLNALNVRPPFSEYHFIDINQARIDSLQQVAEKRANVFVHEGDCNEVLLEKVFPKIQFKNYRRGLCLLDPYGLHLDWRVIYTAGQMKSIEIFLNFPIMDMNMNVLKHNPDSVPPDQAERMTRFWGDESWKTAAYSPAGNLFGYQEKTDNEAVTEAFRERLLRIAGFKHVSRPLAMRNSREAVVYYLFFASPKPVALEIIDDIFKKHEKRL; translated from the coding sequence GTGGCAGGTTCAGATCTTGACGAGATTGGTCCTTGGTCTGAAGTAAAACTCGACATCGTACGAGAGTACGCGCAGGCCTACTCTCGAATACTTTCTGGCCAAAAGAAGCTGAGGCTTCATCATGTCTACATTGATGCTTTTGCAGGACCTGGAGTACACATATCTCGCTCAACAAAAGAGTTTGTTGCGGGTTCCCCACTCAATGCTCTGAATGTGCGCCCGCCATTTTCGGAATATCACTTCATTGACATAAACCAAGCACGGATTGACTCTCTTCAACAAGTCGCCGAAAAACGGGCTAATGTATTCGTGCACGAAGGCGACTGTAACGAGGTGCTTCTTGAGAAAGTATTCCCCAAAATCCAGTTCAAAAACTATCGCCGCGGACTCTGCCTGCTGGATCCGTATGGGCTGCATCTTGATTGGCGAGTGATCTATACTGCTGGCCAGATGAAATCAATCGAGATATTTTTGAACTTTCCAATTATGGATATGAATATGAATGTGTTAAAGCACAATCCGGACTCTGTCCCACCTGACCAGGCGGAAAGGATGACTCGATTCTGGGGCGACGAAAGTTGGAAAACTGCAGCATACTCACCGGCTGGAAATCTTTTCGGCTACCAAGAGAAAACCGACAACGAGGCTGTCACAGAAGCTTTCCGAGAGCGATTGCTCCGAATCGCTGGCTTCAAACATGTGTCTCGGCCACTGGCCATGCGAAACTCACGGGAGGCTGTTGTTTACTACCTCTTCTTCGCATCTCCTAAGCCAGTGGCTCTCGAGATCATCGACGATATCTTCAAGAAACATGAAAAGAGGCTTTAG